A stretch of the Kroppenstedtia eburnea genome encodes the following:
- the uvrC gene encoding excinuclease ABC subunit UvrC, translating to MKEKIREKLSLLPEKPGCYLMKNLRDEIIYIGKAKSLKNRVRSYFTGSHDGKTQLLVSEIEDFEYIVTESATEALILEAVLIKRHRPHYNVLMKDDKSYPYIRLTRETHPRLEVTRKVKKDGSRYFGPYPNAQAAQQTKKLLDKLYPLRKCRTLPKRVCLYYHLGQCLAPCEFDVDPSQYEEMVREISRFLNGGFQEVQKDLERKMHLAAEELNFERARELRDLIQHIEAVMVKQNIIMKDNLDRDVFGYAADKGMMCVQIFFVRQGKLIERDVSIFPHYGEEREDFLSYVTQFYHEKPVLPKEINLPEAVDAGLLGDWLTGVHVHIPQRGMKKRLVEMANENARIALEERFKLLERDQGRTVEAIHRLGEAMGIGSPRRIEAFDNSNIQGTDPVSAMVVFTDGVPDKKEYRKFKIRSVQGPDDYETMREVIRRRYTRVLKENLPLPDLVLVDGGRGQMSAAIDVLENELGLFIPVAGLVKNERHKTAGLLFGDPPSEVELRRGSREFYLLQRIQEEVHRFAITFHRQTRGKTMTRSLLDEIPGVGKKRKQILYKHFGSLERMRQGSVEEYREAGIGDQLARKILDHLRRKDADSGEQNG from the coding sequence ATGAAGGAAAAAATCCGCGAAAAGCTCTCTCTCCTTCCGGAGAAACCCGGCTGTTATCTGATGAAAAATCTTCGTGACGAGATTATTTACATCGGGAAGGCGAAAAGCCTTAAAAATCGGGTTCGTTCTTATTTCACGGGAAGCCATGACGGAAAGACCCAACTTCTGGTTTCGGAAATTGAGGACTTTGAATATATCGTGACGGAGAGTGCCACCGAGGCACTGATCCTGGAAGCAGTCCTGATCAAGCGGCACCGTCCCCATTACAATGTGTTGATGAAGGATGACAAGTCCTATCCCTACATCCGCCTGACCCGGGAAACCCATCCCCGGTTGGAAGTGACCCGGAAGGTGAAAAAGGACGGATCCCGTTATTTCGGTCCCTACCCCAATGCCCAGGCGGCCCAGCAAACCAAGAAACTGTTGGACAAACTTTACCCATTGCGAAAATGCCGGACCCTTCCCAAACGGGTCTGTCTCTACTACCACCTGGGACAATGCCTGGCTCCCTGCGAGTTTGACGTGGATCCCTCCCAATATGAGGAGATGGTCCGGGAGATCAGCCGCTTTCTCAACGGCGGCTTTCAGGAGGTTCAGAAGGATCTGGAACGGAAGATGCATCTGGCGGCGGAGGAGCTGAACTTTGAACGGGCCCGGGAACTGCGGGACCTGATCCAACATATCGAGGCGGTGATGGTGAAACAGAACATCATCATGAAAGACAACCTCGACCGGGATGTGTTTGGCTATGCGGCGGACAAGGGAATGATGTGCGTTCAGATCTTCTTTGTCCGCCAGGGAAAGCTGATTGAGCGGGATGTTTCCATCTTCCCTCATTACGGGGAGGAGAGGGAGGATTTTCTCTCCTATGTCACCCAGTTTTATCATGAAAAACCGGTGTTGCCCAAAGAGATCAATCTCCCGGAGGCGGTGGATGCCGGGTTGTTGGGAGATTGGTTGACCGGGGTTCATGTTCACATTCCTCAGCGGGGGATGAAAAAGCGCTTGGTGGAAATGGCCAATGAAAACGCGCGGATTGCACTGGAAGAACGCTTTAAACTTCTTGAACGGGATCAAGGCCGGACCGTGGAAGCGATTCACAGGCTGGGAGAAGCGATGGGGATCGGCTCTCCCCGACGAATCGAGGCTTTTGACAACTCCAATATCCAGGGGACCGATCCCGTCTCGGCCATGGTGGTGTTCACCGATGGGGTCCCCGATAAGAAGGAGTACCGGAAATTCAAGATCCGTTCCGTTCAGGGTCCGGATGATTACGAAACCATGCGGGAAGTGATCCGCAGGCGCTACACCCGGGTTCTCAAAGAGAACCTTCCCTTGCCGGATCTGGTGCTGGTGGACGGAGGGCGCGGCCAGATGTCGGCGGCGATCGATGTTCTGGAGAATGAGCTGGGCTTGTTTATTCCCGTCGCCGGTTTGGTCAAGAATGAACGTCATAAAACCGCCGGCCTTCTTTTTGGTGATCCCCCGTCAGAGGTGGAGCTTCGCCGTGGAAGCCGGGAGTTTTATCTGTTACAGCGGATCCAGGAGGAAGTGCACCGGTTTGCGATCACTTTCCATCGCCAGACCCGGGGGAAAACCATGACCCGGTCCCTCCTGGACGAGATCCCCGGGGTGGGTAAGAAGCGAAAGCAGATCCTTTACAAACACTTCGGTTCCCTGGAGCGAATGCGACAAGGGAGTGTGGAGGAATACCGGGAGGCGGGGATCGGCGATCAATTGGCCCGGAAAATCCTGGACCACCTCCGGCGGAAGGATGCAGACTCCGGGGAGCAAAATGGCTGA
- the mobA gene encoding molybdenum cofactor guanylyltransferase, translating into MADGIQTAGLIILAGGRSRRMGRDKALLPLAGEMMVMRMIRRLSLQGEWVVMVSSNQPEKFAELGVPVVPDQFLGGGPLAGIHACLQRSPCELNLVTACDLPFVSGEVARQLLALAGTGTWDVVVPADGKRVHPLFGVYHRRCRRRLESFLEGGGRRVGDFLKEVNTRYVSGPFPDGVFFNMNRPEDYCRATAMEEGEPEGG; encoded by the coding sequence ATGGCTGATGGGATACAGACTGCGGGATTGATTATCCTGGCAGGGGGGCGATCCCGCAGAATGGGCCGGGATAAGGCTCTCCTCCCACTGGCGGGGGAGATGATGGTGATGCGGATGATCCGGCGCCTGTCTCTTCAGGGGGAGTGGGTCGTCATGGTCAGCAGCAACCAACCGGAAAAATTTGCGGAACTGGGGGTCCCGGTGGTTCCGGATCAATTTTTGGGAGGGGGGCCTCTGGCGGGGATTCACGCCTGTCTGCAAAGGTCTCCCTGTGAGTTGAATCTGGTGACGGCCTGTGACCTTCCCTTCGTCTCCGGGGAGGTGGCCCGACAACTTCTGGCCCTGGCGGGCACCGGCACCTGGGATGTGGTCGTTCCAGCAGACGGAAAGCGGGTGCATCCTTTGTTCGGAGTCTACCATCGCCGATGCCGCCGGCGGTTGGAGTCGTTTTTAGAGGGGGGTGGCCGCCGGGTGGGCGATTTCCTGAAGGAAGTGAATACCCGTTATGTATCCGGCCCATTTCCCGATGGGGTCTTTTTCAATATGAACCGGCCTGAAGACTATTGCCGGGCCACCGCCATGGAGGAGGGGGAGCCGGAGGGCGGTTGA
- a CDS encoding twin-arginine translocase TatA/TatE family subunit — protein MSNIGVPGLILIVLAALILFGPSKLPELGRAAGRTLKEFKDSVSGITEEKKEASDPSRETERKS, from the coding sequence ATGAGCAACATTGGAGTTCCCGGATTGATCCTGATCGTCCTGGCTGCCCTCATTCTGTTCGGCCCCAGCAAACTGCCTGAATTGGGGCGGGCCGCCGGGCGCACCCTGAAGGAATTCAAGGACAGCGTCTCCGGAATTACTGAGGAGAAAAAAGAAGCTTCGGATCCGTCCCGGGAAACCGAGCGAAAATCATGA
- a CDS encoding SCP2 sterol-binding domain-containing protein yields MAIQETITKLTDKMNQDPEGIQGIDAVYQFDIEGSETHQVRLAGGSAEYRQGEEFDADCILTMTEANFAKLTAGQLNPTTAFMTGKLKVKGDLSLAVRLQSLLKKYS; encoded by the coding sequence ATGGCCATCCAAGAGACCATCACAAAACTGACAGACAAGATGAACCAGGATCCGGAGGGAATCCAGGGGATCGACGCCGTCTACCAATTTGACATCGAAGGCTCTGAAACTCACCAGGTCCGACTGGCGGGGGGATCCGCGGAATACCGGCAAGGGGAAGAGTTCGATGCCGACTGCATTTTGACCATGACGGAGGCGAACTTTGCAAAATTGACTGCAGGCCAATTGAATCCCACCACGGCGTTCATGACGGGAAAGCTGAAGGTGAAAGGGGATTTGTCCCTCGCTGTCCGATTGCAATCCCTGTTGAAAAAATACAGCTGA
- a CDS encoding aspartate kinase has translation MGLVVQKFGGTSVGSVERIKKVAERIARTREEGDQVVVTVSAMGKTTDRLVALAEEISDDPPRREMDVLLTTGEQVSIALLSMALLEAGVEACPMTGWQAGIRTNEVHGSARIEQIDPTPILKCLDRGEIVIVAGFQGVSEEGEITTLGRGGSDTTAVALAAALKADRCEIYTDVTGVFTADPRIAPKAGKLSEISFEEMLEMANLGAGVLHPRSVECAMTHQVPLVVRSSFVEEEGTWVKEADSMEEELNVRGVAHDLDVARIKVLGLPNRTETLTRLFQKLADARINVDMIVTSEHDDERIDVAFSVHEQEWEPAGQVIENHQQELGHLKILSETGLAKVSAVGAGMVTHPGVAAKMFTSLSDAGIRIKMVSTSEIKISCVIPREQAGKAVRELHTVFGLDVKESALATAGS, from the coding sequence ATGGGACTTGTGGTTCAAAAATTTGGCGGGACGTCCGTCGGAAGTGTGGAACGGATCAAGAAGGTGGCGGAACGGATCGCCCGCACCCGGGAGGAGGGCGATCAGGTGGTGGTGACGGTCTCTGCCATGGGCAAGACCACCGACCGGTTGGTCGCCCTGGCGGAAGAGATCAGTGACGACCCGCCGCGGCGGGAGATGGATGTTCTGTTGACGACCGGGGAGCAGGTGAGTATCGCTCTCTTGTCCATGGCTCTGTTGGAGGCAGGGGTGGAAGCCTGCCCGATGACCGGTTGGCAAGCGGGGATTCGTACCAACGAAGTTCACGGGAGCGCGAGAATTGAACAGATTGACCCGACCCCTATCCTGAAATGTCTGGATCGGGGGGAAATCGTGATCGTGGCCGGTTTCCAGGGTGTCTCGGAGGAAGGGGAGATCACCACCTTGGGCAGGGGCGGCTCCGATACCACGGCAGTCGCATTGGCGGCGGCACTGAAGGCGGACCGATGTGAGATCTACACAGATGTGACGGGGGTGTTCACGGCGGATCCGCGGATCGCACCGAAGGCGGGAAAGCTTTCCGAGATCAGTTTTGAAGAAATGTTGGAAATGGCCAATCTGGGGGCGGGGGTGCTGCATCCCCGATCCGTCGAATGTGCGATGACCCACCAGGTGCCGCTGGTGGTTCGGTCCAGTTTTGTGGAGGAGGAAGGAACCTGGGTGAAGGAGGCGGACAGCATGGAAGAAGAATTGAATGTGAGGGGAGTGGCCCACGATCTGGATGTGGCCCGCATCAAAGTGCTGGGACTTCCCAACCGCACGGAAACTTTGACACGGCTGTTTCAGAAGCTGGCGGATGCCCGGATCAATGTGGATATGATCGTCACCAGTGAACATGACGATGAGCGGATCGACGTCGCTTTCAGCGTTCATGAGCAGGAGTGGGAGCCGGCGGGTCAAGTGATTGAAAACCATCAGCAAGAGTTGGGTCACCTGAAGATTTTATCGGAAACGGGCCTTGCCAAAGTGTCCGCGGTAGGTGCCGGAATGGTCACCCATCCGGGGGTGGCGGCCAAGATGTTCACCTCCCTGTCGGATGCGGGCATCCGGATCAAGATGGTGTCCACCTCGGAAATCAAAATCTCCTGTGTCATCCCCAGGGAACAGGCCGGCAAGGCTGTACGGGAACTTCATACCGTCTTCGGGCTGGATGTAAAGGAATCGGCACTGGCAACAGCAGGTTCATGA
- a CDS encoding peptide ABC transporter substrate-binding protein — protein sequence MGKGISRGIALLSVLSMVFLAACGGGNSADKGGKGELAEKQEITLGNIPSEPPGLDPLDAKDSVSGDILSQTMVGLTKMDKKGEPIPGIAEKWDANEDMTQITFHLRDAQWSNGDPVTAEDFEYAWKRMLDPKNGAVYAYQLFYLKNGEKYNKGKAKADEVGVKAVDEKTLEVTLEQPTPYFLSLTTFYSLKPVPKKVVEANKDWASEADSYVCNGPFKVKSWKHDAKIVLEKNDKYYDADKVKLTQINLPFIADQKTGYQMFQTGDVDSSNSNIVPTDLTKKLLDSGEAKGVPQIATYTVEFNTKKKPFNNKKVRKAFSMAIDRKQIVENVLEGGQEPANGWVPWGMPDFAAGKDFAEVHGKYIEPTPQPDEAKKLLAEGLKEEGLKKMPEMTYLYNTDDGHKKIAEALQQMWKENLGVDIKLGNVEWKVFLERKTAGDFDLVRFGWLPDYIDPMTFMDVYMTDSGNNDPKFSNKKYDELIKKAKSTADQKVRMQALHEAEDLLMDEMPTAPLYWYTRVYMDKDYVKNVYRAIDGSVFYEEAYLTEK from the coding sequence ATGGGCAAAGGGATTTCCAGGGGAATCGCGCTGTTGTCCGTCCTCAGCATGGTCTTTCTGGCCGCTTGCGGGGGAGGGAACAGCGCGGACAAAGGCGGAAAAGGAGAGCTGGCGGAGAAGCAGGAGATCACATTGGGAAATATCCCGAGTGAACCGCCGGGGTTGGATCCTTTGGATGCGAAAGACAGTGTTTCAGGGGATATTTTATCCCAGACCATGGTCGGTCTCACCAAAATGGATAAAAAAGGGGAGCCGATTCCCGGAATCGCGGAGAAGTGGGATGCCAACGAAGATATGACCCAGATCACCTTCCATCTCCGTGATGCCCAATGGTCCAACGGGGATCCCGTCACCGCGGAGGATTTTGAATATGCATGGAAGCGGATGCTGGACCCGAAAAACGGTGCGGTCTACGCATATCAGCTTTTCTACTTGAAAAATGGCGAAAAGTATAACAAAGGCAAGGCGAAAGCAGATGAAGTGGGAGTCAAAGCGGTGGACGAGAAGACGCTGGAGGTTACTCTGGAACAACCGACTCCCTACTTTCTCAGCCTGACCACTTTCTATTCTTTGAAACCGGTGCCGAAGAAGGTGGTCGAGGCAAACAAGGATTGGGCCAGTGAAGCCGACAGTTATGTATGTAACGGTCCCTTCAAGGTGAAGAGTTGGAAACATGATGCCAAGATCGTGCTGGAGAAGAATGACAAGTATTATGATGCCGACAAGGTGAAACTGACCCAGATCAACCTGCCCTTTATCGCGGATCAGAAAACCGGCTACCAGATGTTTCAGACGGGGGATGTGGATTCCTCCAACAGCAATATCGTGCCGACGGATCTGACCAAGAAACTGCTGGACAGCGGGGAAGCCAAAGGGGTTCCGCAGATCGCCACTTATACGGTTGAATTCAACACCAAAAAGAAACCCTTCAACAACAAAAAAGTGCGTAAAGCCTTCTCCATGGCGATCGACCGAAAGCAGATTGTGGAGAACGTGCTGGAGGGCGGACAAGAGCCTGCCAACGGTTGGGTGCCCTGGGGGATGCCGGACTTCGCCGCAGGTAAAGATTTTGCCGAAGTGCACGGCAAATATATCGAGCCAACTCCTCAGCCCGACGAAGCGAAGAAACTGCTGGCAGAAGGGTTGAAAGAGGAAGGGCTGAAAAAGATGCCCGAGATGACCTATCTTTACAACACTGATGACGGTCACAAGAAGATCGCGGAAGCCTTGCAGCAGATGTGGAAGGAAAACCTGGGTGTGGATATCAAGCTCGGCAATGTGGAGTGGAAGGTCTTCCTGGAGCGGAAGACAGCCGGCGATTTTGATTTGGTCCGCTTTGGATGGTTGCCCGATTACATCGATCCGATGACCTTCATGGATGTCTATATGACCGATTCCGGAAACAACGATCCCAAATTCAGCAACAAGAAATATGATGAGCTGATCAAGAAAGCGAAATCGACAGCGGATCAGAAGGTGCGGATGCAGGCGCTGCACGAGGCAGAGGATCTCTTGATGGATGAGATGCCGACGGCACCTTTGTACTGGTACACCCGGGTTTACATGGATAAAGATTATGTGAAAAATGTGTACCGGGCGATCGACGGCAGTGTTTTTTACGAAGAGGCCTATCTGACTGAGAAGTAA
- a CDS encoding ABC transporter permease: MLRYVGKRLVLMLVSLWLIASLTFVLMHSIPGDPFTSEKKLPKQTLENLKAKYGLDKPLPAQYVQYMGNLVKFDLGISIKSTTRTVNDILEEGFPVSAHLGIQSILVALAAGIVMGMIAASRQNQLSDYFLMVLAVIGLSVPAFVLAPLFQKYFGMKWNLLPVWGWGEFDKTILPSIVLAFSPLALVTRLTRSSMLEVIGQDYIRTARAKGLPPIRVMSRHTLRNAIIPVVTIMGPLTAAILTGSFVVEQIFAIPGLGKYFVESITNRDYPVIMGVTIFYSAFLIVMNFLVDLLYGWIDPRIKLGGKEAG, encoded by the coding sequence TTGCTCCGTTATGTGGGAAAACGTCTGGTATTGATGCTTGTCTCCTTATGGTTGATCGCTTCCCTCACCTTTGTCCTGATGCATTCGATTCCGGGGGATCCGTTCACTTCAGAGAAAAAGTTGCCCAAGCAGACATTGGAGAACCTGAAGGCGAAATATGGCTTGGACAAGCCGCTGCCGGCACAGTATGTCCAATATATGGGCAATCTTGTCAAATTTGATCTGGGAATCTCCATCAAAAGCACGACGCGAACCGTGAACGACATTTTGGAAGAGGGGTTTCCCGTCTCCGCCCATTTGGGGATTCAATCGATCCTGGTCGCATTGGCGGCGGGGATTGTGATGGGGATGATCGCGGCATCCCGCCAAAACCAGTTGTCCGACTACTTTCTGATGGTGTTGGCGGTGATCGGATTATCGGTGCCCGCTTTTGTGCTGGCTCCCCTGTTTCAGAAGTACTTCGGAATGAAATGGAATCTGTTGCCTGTCTGGGGGTGGGGGGAATTCGATAAAACCATCCTGCCTTCGATCGTCCTGGCCTTTTCACCCCTGGCCCTGGTCACCCGGTTGACACGGTCCAGCATGCTGGAGGTGATCGGTCAGGATTACATCCGGACGGCCCGGGCAAAAGGCCTCCCGCCGATCAGGGTGATGAGTCGCCACACTTTGCGCAATGCGATCATTCCGGTGGTCACCATCATGGGCCCGCTGACGGCGGCCATCCTGACCGGAAGCTTTGTGGTGGAGCAGATTTTTGCCATCCCGGGGCTGGGCAAGTATTTTGTGGAGAGCATTACGAACCGGGATTATCCGGTCATCATGGGGGTCACCATTTTTTACTCGGCATTTTTGATTGTGATGAACTTCTTGGTGGATCTGTTGTACGGCTGGATTGATCCCCGCATCAAACTGGGCGGGAAGGAGGCCGGTTAA